Part of the Drosophila pseudoobscura strain MV-25-SWS-2005 chromosome 2, UCI_Dpse_MV25, whole genome shotgun sequence genome, TGGAATACGATACTTAAGCAACAAATAATATCCCTCtactataataatattattccAAAGTGTACAGCCTTACAAAAATTGTATGTTCAACTAGCTGATTTTGACGGTACTTATGATATAAAGGTGCAAATAGATTTAACCCGTTATTGctttgaaatttaaaaaaaatgtataattaaataaaacgcGATGTTCTTGAGTATAGGCAAACACTTTTAAATAAGCAATCATCCcaacatacaaaataaaaaatataaattatattaaaaatgagTAAGCAACAAGTTGTTAATGAAATACATAAGCCTGCTAGAAGAAATTTTATTCGTCGTAAATTCGTACAAATGGGAATTAATGACACGTGGCACGTGGATTTAGTTGAAATGATACCCTTTTATAAggaaaaacgagggggaacgttgtgagttgctgcggacaccgcaactctacggttatacccgatactaagtcagtatggctctcctccggcagacgccgcgaatatttaacgacacgacaaagagtgcgtgcgagagagacagaaaatcagtctgagcgtgacgtcaggcgctgcgtagccagtgcaaattgatttgttccttttggctatgaaaatgatctgatctgatccagattcagcaacctgatagatatggatattatctatgattctgcgtttttagttttctcaaatctgcaatattgtggatgcaacagattttcgtcctttgtgggggcggatgggggtggggcgaaattctgagatatacgttttatagtgacatcttaaaggagtgtgtgtaccaaatttggttactctagccttaatagtctctgagatttgtggttgcctcagattttcgtcctttgcgggggcggaagggggtgtggcgaaatttggacaggaaatggtcaaggtccgatatcacaggagtgtggataccaaatttggttgctctggcttttataggttctgagatccttgaactcatattttgcaattggcaaaaccgaccatgaaacctgtgtgttagagtgagacagagcgagaaagagtgaaattgttttcgtgattctggctgtaataattatacgatctggttcagattttgcactctagaagatatagtcatcttctacgattctgcgtttttagttttctcgtatcgtcaaaattgtggatgccacagattttcgccctttgtgggggcggaagtgggcggggcaaagttttgaaatatttttggagcagtgacatatcacagaagtctggatccaaaacatcgttgctctagctcttatagtctttgagcactaggtgCTGAAGGGGacgaacagacggacagacagacatggctcaatcgactcggctattgatgctgatcaagaatatatatactttatggggtcggaaacgattctttctggacgttacacacatccacttttaccacaaatctaatataccccaatactcattttgagtatcgggtataaaaaggatATAGATACTGGCTGACAGTAAAACAAAGGATATATATACTGGCTGACAGTTATTGACACGTTCCCGTTAAGTCTAAAACCGCTTTAGATGTTTTATCAGCAttgaagaaaatattaaaaatatctaaacataaacataaaaatattcaatctGATTAAGGAAAGGAGTTTTTTAATGTAGCCTTCGGAGAGTTTATGAAAAAGAATAACATTAACCATtaccatacatatatgtacacaccTTACGGCATCTATTTGTGAACGTTTTAATAGAGCATTAAAAAGTCGTATGTGGAAAATGTTTAGTATGCAGGGTAATCATACGTGGATACGTACCTTGCATGACTTACTAAATGATTACAATAATTCATATCACCGTACTATAAAAATGAAGCCTACAGATTGTAATGAACAGTTTGTCGAAcgtaaaaatgaaaaaatgtaGTTAATAGACCACATGGGTAAATTTGACGTTTTGGCAATGACATCAGCGAGCAGAGGATACGTTACACGTATCGTAAGAGGGACAAGTGAAGAGAAAGACAGATGAATTGTCAAAAATGACATTACTTTCTCCTTcgacctctctctctcttgctaaGATCTTTTGGGAGCATGACCATCGTTCTTTTCCTTCCAAACCACTCCAATGTGCAGACGTATAAGCGCACAGCCCCAGGGAAAATGCTGCAACGTGGATTAAAAGAGCCCAAAACTTATCCGAGCCTATTAAAACCATCCACGGTCATTTTTAGTGGTAcaaaaggaaataaattccAGTGAAACCAATTCGAATCAGTGCCAAAACATCTTTGTAGGGTGAGTGCACAATTAGTGGAAAAAGTCAGGATAAAATGTATGCACCTTTTCCTAACGTAGGGCATCCGCTTTTTTGCAAAGCTTGAATGTAACACAGATAATAGTGAACCAGACTTACAGGGCAAGGGTCCCCGATTCGGGTTGTGAAGAAAGCGCAGAGAACGAGACACCAGCGAAAACCAGCGTAGTATTGGGCGTATTATCTACCGCAGCGGCGTCTACGTCTGCTCCAGCACGCATCACGCCCAGAAAGAAAACTCTTTGGGCGAAATGTACACATACCCTAATAGGCTCTGCACACTGAGCCCATCCCGGGGGAATGGTGGGATTTTTTGACAAATGTGAAACTCCGATTCACACTGCCACCATCCatcaaaaacagctgatgccaATAACAAGTTCATTAAATTTGCGCGGAAGATTTATTAATTCTTGGTTATTATAATGGATGATGAAGACTTCTAATAAGTCGTTCTGGAATTTTGTTTGGGTGCTGATCAAGTCCTCCACCATCTTCTCCTGCCTAACGTGGTGGTCCTTTTGTTGTTCGAGACGCTCCTGGGCGATCTCTGCCAGCAACGAAATGTCggtctttttctttttctttggcggAGGCCCAGACAAGGTGCTGGAGCTACAAGATCCGTCCAGGTCCATCTCAATAATTTCCGAAAAGTACTCATCAGGATCTGCAATGAACAccttaaatgaaatatattttttttagcaataaattaatataactTACTGTCGTTGTCCAATGTGCTCTGCTCCATGTTGTTTATCCGGTCATGTTCTCGAGCTTTGTTAGAGAATTTCCGAGCATTCGCGAAGGGAGATTGGAACAATTAGTAGAGTTCAAAATGAAGGTACAAAACTTGGCTTCATTCTTAGAAGCAGCTAACGCACGTCAGCAGTTAAAAAACCCAACATTAATGGAGGAGTTAATCTTAAAGTTGCCAGTGCAACAGAGACTGGAGTGGGCACGCCATTCCAAGCAACTAGGAGATGAAAAATCGATCAGTCATTTAAAGTCTATGGCTTCAGGGATTGGCCGAAGAAGTGCAAGACTCAGGATTGGTTGACGATCAGGCGACGTTCAAGCCAAAGAAGGAAAAGTCGAGACTATTCCATGCAAACGACATCGGACTTGTAACCACGAAGGCGTGCTCCGCATGCAATGGGAAACACGACTTGGAAAACTGTAACTCATTTGCCCAGTTAGCACTTGAAAAAAAATGGCAGCATGTAAGGGAAAGAAAattatgcttcaattgcctaaagtACGGCCATCGTAGTCAAAAATGTAGACGACATCACCAATGTGGACTTGATGGATGTGCCAAACGCATTCACCGTTTGCTCCATGCAGAATCAGTTAATCAACCAGGCGAGGAAGTAAAGTTCACAGGAACAGCAACGCATGAGGCTAGCTCAATGATTTTGTTTAAGATATTGCCTGTTAATCTtcatgctaaaaataaaatagtgaGGTGCCACGCCTTTTTGGATGAAGGTTCTGCAGTAACCCTTATAAATTAAAGCCTGGCAGACGAGTTAGGATTGCATGGGCCCAAAGAAAGTCTGACATTGCAATGGTTTGGAGAAAAGACATCAACGGAATTGGTCAGCCGATTTAATATTGGAATATGTGATGAACGTGGAGGCAAGGTCTATGCACTAAACGGAGTAAGGACTATTAAGGATTTACGGCTGCCGAAGCAATCCGTAAACGTGTCTGAGCTAAGTTCGCAATACCCACACATAAAGAGTATTCCTGTGAAAGGCTATAGAAATGCTAGACCTGAAATACTAATCGGACTAGATAACCTACATTTGATAGCTCCAAAGCAAATGAGATCTATGGGATACGTTGGGCCAGCCATTGCATTAACCAATCTGGGATGGGTTGCGTATGGAAAATGTCGCGGAGAATCAGGTCCCATGAGTAATGTAAAGGCCGTACATCTGGTTAAACACAATGACGAGCACATTGAACAGTTGGTGCGAGACTACATCACGAATTCGGAAATGGATGTGCGGATTGTGAAAAACCACGTAGAAGGTCGAGAAACTGAGAGATCGAACCGATTGCTATCAACCACGACAAAACGTATTGGTGACCGTTTTGAAACGGGATTACTATGGAAAGTGGACGTCGTCTTGCCTGACAGCAAGAAAATGGCAATAAAGAGACAATTGTCTTTGGAAAGAAAACTTATACATGATCCAGAGTACTACAAAAAATACTGCGACCTGATGGAAGCATACGAAGAAAAGTCATACATTCGGCATATCACAAGCAATGAACTGGAAGTGGACAAGAAAAAAGAATGGTTCCTGCCTCATTTTGGGGTCTTAAATCCTAACAAGCCCGGCAAGTTGAGAATTGTTTTCGACGCGGCTGCAGAAGTCGATGGAGTGTCGTTAAACTCCATGCTCATGACTGGCCCCGACGGGTATCAATCCCTAACGGACATTCTTATGAGGTTCAGACAGAATCCGATTGGAGTCTGTGCTGACATAGCAGAAATGTTCCACCAAGTCATAATACGAAAGGAGGATCGATGTGCCCAACGCATACTATGGAGGAAGAATCCAGGCGACGAGATGAAGGAGTATGAAATGCAGGTCATGACCTTTGGAGCCAAATGTTCACCGGCCTCTGCTCAATACGTGAAAAATAGAAACGCACTTGAATTTAGGGAATCGTATCCAGATGCGGTGAATGgcattattaaaaaccatTATGTGGACGATTTGGTGCATTGTTTTTCATTCGAAGAATCGGCTGTGAGAGTCGTGAAGGAGATAGTTGACATTCATAAAAAGGGAGTATTCGAACTGAGAAAGTTTGTGTCCAATTCGAAATTCTTCAACAAGGTTTTTGGTAACGAAAAAGTAGCTGAACCCATAACTCTTGATAGGGATGAATCTTCGCATTATCAAAAGGTCCTGGGAATGTACTGGTGTACACGCAGCGACGAATTTGGGTTCTCACTTTCGTTTAACAAAATTGACGCATCAATCTTTTCAGGATCAAGAATACCGTCTAATGTTTGTGTCTGACCCATTTGGAATTCGATCCGAATATTCCCTGATCGCTAAACTGCTTCTGCAGTCAATATGGCAAAAGCGAATAGAGTGGGACCAGCCAATTGAGGGCGACGATATAAAGCAATGGAAATGTTGGTTGCGCAGCCTAAGCCAAGCATGCAAGATAAGGATACCCCGATGTTACGCTGAAGAGTTCTTTGGGGAACCAATTGAACTACACATATTTTGCGATGCGAGTGAGTCAGCTTATGCAGCAGTTGGATACTGGCGCATACGTACGAAATCTGGATGGAAGTCCGCATTTATAATGGGAAAGACCAAGTGTGCCCCAATGAAACTATCGACCATACCCAGGCTCGAGCTACAGGCGGCAGTGCTAGGAACTCGTCTCAGGAAATGTATTCTTGAGGGTCACGACGTCAACCCCAAATGTGTCCACATGTGGTCCGACTCCAAGACTGTCTTAACATGGATTAAATCAAATCACAGAAAATATAAGCCATATGTAGGACACAGAATTGACGAGATACTTGAAGCCACAAGGTTGGAAGATTGGCATTGGGTGCCTACTAAAGATAACCCGGCAGACTTTGGCACCAAACTCAGATCTGGAACTCGAGAAACCTCCTGGTTGAGAGGCCCTCAATTCCTTCAAGAGGACGCAAGTCAATGGAATCTAGGATCTTCAGACAGACGAACTGGAACTAAGAAGCAAGTTTACGTTATCAATCAATGAGATGTCTTCAGATGGATCTGTCAATATCGTATTCAGGGAGTTGCTGGAAAGGTTCTCTTCATTTACAAGGCTGATGCGAGTTGTCGCTTGGGTCTACAGGATGTGTGATCGTAAGATCAAACGAAAAGTCTACCTTGATGTAGCTGAAATTGAAGAAGCTGTACTCATAGTGTACCGCAATGTACAGGATGTTGCATTTCATGATGAGCGGGTGGCGCTGTTGACTGGACAGTGCATCGAAAAGAACAGCAAGCTGTGGAAGTTGTCTCCGATCATAGACGGAAGAGGAGTGATCCGCATGAATGGGCGTATTAATAACGCATGTTCGGTTGGAGAAGAAACCAGGCGTCCAATATTAATGCCCCAAGGGCATCACGTTACAAAATTGATCGTGGGACATTATCACGAGCTATGGAAACACCAGAATGAAAACACAATTATAGCAG contains:
- the LOC26532031 gene encoding uncharacterized protein, which produces MEQSTLDNDNPDEYFSEIIEMDLDGSCSSSTLSGPPPKKKKKTDISLLAEIAQERLEQQKDHHVRQEKMVEDLISTQTKFQNDLLEHFPWGCALIRLHIGVVWKEKNDGHAPKRS